From Mustela erminea isolate mMusErm1 chromosome 1, mMusErm1.Pri, whole genome shotgun sequence, a single genomic window includes:
- the LOC116595388 gene encoding hsc70-interacting protein: MDPRKVSELRAFVKMCKQDPSVLHTEEMRFLREWVESMGGKIPPATHKTKSEDSIKEEKPDSKKAEENIKTDEPSSEESDLEIDNEGVIEPDTDAPQEMGDENAEITEEMMDQANDKKVAAIDALNDGELQKAIDLFTDAIKLNPRLAILYAKRASVFIKLQKPNAAIRDCDRAIEINPDSAQPYKWRGKAHRLLGHWEEAAHDLALACKLDYDEDASAMLKEVQPRAQKIAEHRRKYERKREEREIKERIERVKKAREEHERAQREEEARRQSGAQYGSFPGGFPGGMPGNFPGGMPGMAGGMPGMAGMPGLNEILSDPEVLAAMQDPEVMVAFQDVAQNPANMSKYQSNPKVMNLISKLSAKFGGQA; the protein is encoded by the coding sequence ATGGACCCCCGCAAAGTGAGCGAGCTTCGGGCTTTCGTGAAAATGTGTAAGCAGGATCCGAGCGTTCTGCACACCGAGGAAATGCGTTTCCTGCGGGAGTGGGTGGAGAGCATGGGGGGTAAAATACCACCTGCCACTCATAAAACTAAATCAGAAGACagtatcaaggaagaaaaaccagataGTAAGAAGGCggaggaaaacataaagacagaTGAACCATCAAGTGAGGAGAGTGATCTAGAAATTGACAATGAAGGTGTGATTGAACCAGATACCGATGCCCCTCAAGAAATGGGAGATGAAAATGCAGAGATAACCGAGGAAATGATGGATCAGGCAAATGATAAAAAAGTGGCTGCCATTGATGCCCTAAATGATGGTGAACTACAGAAAGCCATTGACTTGTTCACAGATGCCATCAAACTAAATCCTCGCTTGGCCATTCTGTATGCCAAGAGAGCCAGTGTCTTCATCAAATTACAGAAGCCAAATGCTGCCATTCGAGACTGTGACAGAGCTATTGAAATAAATCCTGATTCAGCTCAGCCTTATAAGTGGCGCGGGAAAGCACATAGACTTCTGGGCCATTGGGAAGAAGCAGCACATGATCTTGCCCTTGCTTGCAAACTGGATTATGATGAAGATGCTAGTGCGATGCTGAAAGAAGTTCAGCCGAGGGCCCAGAAAATCGCTGAACATCGGAGAAAATACGAGCGAAAACGTGAAGAACgagagatcaaagaaagaatagaaagggtTAAGAAGGCTCGGGAAGAACACgagagagcccagagggaggaagaagccagacGACAATCAGGAGCTCAGTATGGCTCTTTCCCAGGTGGCTTTCCTGGGGGGATGCCTGGTAATTTTCCTGGAGGAATGCCTGGAATGGCAGGGGGGATGCCTGGAATGGCAGGAATGCCTGGGCTCAATGAAATTCTTAGTGATCCGGAAGTTCTTGCAGCCATGCAGGATCCAGAAGTTATGGTGGCCTTCCAGGATGTGGCCCAGAACCCAGCGAATATGTCAAAATATCAGAGCAACCCAAAGGTTATGAATCTCatcagtaaattgtcagccaaATTTGGAGGTCAAGCATAA